One stretch of Epinephelus lanceolatus isolate andai-2023 chromosome 15, ASM4190304v1, whole genome shotgun sequence DNA includes these proteins:
- the nkx2.9 gene encoding NK2 transcription factor related, locus 9, with translation MATPTKFSFSVRSILDLPERDAEAAPRSSPLYSSCSSSSPFSSWMECDQSPCISSDEGSLEASPDSTKPDDSSQDSEPDKSKKSKKRRVLFSKAQTLELERRFRQQRYLSGPEREQLARLLSLTPTQVKIWFQNHRYKMKRGRAEGALQDVEIPQPPLLRRVVVPILVRDGKPFHTCLLDTEKPGCLPPSQAFPLAYPSLQHPSHVALPPRYHQHFPTAAASRFAWRDFWSDSVHFNSFK, from the exons ATGGCAACACCGACCAAGTTCAGTTTTTCCGTCAGGAGCATCCTGGATTTGCCTGAGCGGGATGCGGAGGCTGCGCCGCGGTCCTCCCCGCTTtactcctcctgctcctccagctCTCCGTTCAGCTCCTGGATGGAGTGCGACCAGAGCCCCTGCATAT CCTCTGATGAAGGCAGTCTCGAGGCCTCCCCCGACTCGACCAAGCCGGATGACTCGTCCCAGGACTCGGAGCCCGACAAGAGCAAGAAGAGCAAGAAGCGCCGAGTGCTGTTCTCCAAGGCCCAGACCCTGGAGCTGGAGCGGCGCTTCCGTCAGCAGCGCTACCTTTCCGGCCCGGAGAGAGAGCAGCTGGCCCGGCTCCTCAGCCTGACCCCGACCCAGGTGAAGATCTGGTTCCAGAACCACCGCTACAAGATGAAGCGAGGCCGGGCGGAGGGAGCGCTGCAGGACGTGGAGATACCGCAGCCTCCGCTGCTGCGCCGGGTCGTCGTTCCCATCCTGGTCCGGGACGGGAAACCTTTTCACACCTGCTTACTTGACACGGAGAAACCTGGCTGTTTGCCTCCATCACAGGCCTTTCCTTTAGCCTACCCGTCTCTGCAGCATCCGTCCCACGTCGCGCTCCCTCCGAGGTACCACCAGCACTTTCCCACCGCGGCGGCCTCCAGATTCGCGTGGAGAGACTTTTGGAGCGACTCGGTCCACTTTAACTCTTTCAAGTGA
- the nkx2.1 gene encoding homeobox protein Nkx-2.1, producing MSMSPKHTTPFSVSDILSPLEESYKKVSMENNNLGAPLTSYRQPQVSQAAMQQHHMGHNGTVSAAYHMTAAGVSQLSHTAMGGYCNGNLGNMGDLPSYQDGMRGSTTATGWYGANPDPRFSTISRFMGSSSGMNMGSMGSLSSLADVGKGMGSLSSTPRRKRRVLFSQAQVYELERRFKQQKYLSAPEREHLASMIHLTPTQVKIWFQNHRYKMKRQAKDKVSQQQMQQDSGSCQQQQQQSPRRVAVPVLVKDGKPCQGSGHTPTSSAQTLHQQGGNVMIMSNNTSGLGQHQSQQVGSTGHSPDLAPHSSSPPSLQSQVAGLSHLNSPGAEYGSALQCSALLYGRTW from the exons ATGTCGATGAGCCCTAAGCATACGACTCCTTTTTCTGTTTCCGATATCTTGAGTCCTCTTGAGGAGAGCTATAAGAAAGTAAGTATGGAGAATAACAACTTGGGGGCACCTCTCACTTCTTACCGGCAGCCGCAGGTCTCTCAGGCGGCGATGCAGCAGCACCACATGGGCCATAATGGGACTGTCTCTGCGGCTTACCACATGACTGCGGCAGGTGTTTCTCAGCTGTCACACACGGCCATGGGGGGCTACTGTAACGGCAACCTGGGCAACATGGGCGACCTGCCGTCGTACCAGGACGGCATGAGGGGCAGCACCACAGCCACCGGCTGGTACGGAGCCAACCCGGACCCGCGCTTCTCCACCA TTTCTCGCTTCATGGGCTCGTCGTCGGGCATGAACATGGGCAGCATGGGCAGCCTCAGCTCCCTGGCAGACGTGGGTAAAGGCATGGGCTCTCTGTCCAGCACCCCGAGGAGAAAGAGACGAGTGCTGTTCTCCCAGGCTCAGGTCTACGAGCTGGAGCGACGCTTCAAGCAGCAGAAATACCTGTCGGCGCCGGAGAGGGAACACCTGGCAAGTATGATCCACCTCACCCCGACCCAGGTGAAAATCTGGTTTCAGAACCACCGGTACAAGATGAAGAGGCAGGCCAAAGACAAAGTGTCCCAGCAGCAGATGCAGCAGGACAGCGGCTcgtgccagcagcagcagcagcagtccccGCGGAGGGTGGCTGTGCCGGTGCTGGTGAAGGACGGCAAGCCGTGCCAAGGCAGCGGCCACACGCCCACATCCTCCGCGCAGACCCTCCACCAGCAAGGGGGCAACGTCATGATCATGTCCAACAACACGTCCGGCCTCGGGCAGCACCAGAGCCAGCAGGTGGGGAGCACAGGTCACTCTCCAGATTTGGCTCCGCACTCCTCCAGTCCGCCGTCCCTGCAGAGCCAAGTGGCCGGCCTGTCTCACCTCAACTCCCCCGGCGCAGAGTATGGCTCGGCCCTGCAGTGTTCGGCTCTGTTATACGGCAGGACGTGGTGA